The window agcctccacattgactctgtaccggtaccccctgtatatagcctccacattgactctgtaccggtaccccagtatatagtctccacattgactctgtaccggtacccctgtatatagcctccatattgactctgtaccgtaataccctgtatatagcctccacattgactctgtaccggtaccccctgtatatagcctccacattgcctctgtaccggtaccccctgtatacaacctccacattgactctgtaccgtaataccctgtatatagcctccacattgactctgtactggtacctcctgtatatagcctccacattgactctgtaccggtaccccctgtatatagcctccacattgcctctgtaccggtaccccctgtatatagcctccacattgactctgtaccggtacccccagtatatagcctccacattgactctgtaccggtaccccctgtatatagcctccacattgcctctgtaccggtaccccctgtatatagtctccacattgactctgtaccgtaacaccctgtatatagcctccacattgactctgtaccggtaccccctgtatatagcctccacattgactctgtaccgtaataccctgtatatagtctccacattgactctgtaccgtaataccctgtatatagcctccacattgactctgtaccggtaccccctgtatatagcctccacattgactctgtaccggtaccccctgtatatagcctccacattgactctgtaccggtaccccctgtatatagcctccacattgactctgtaccggtaccccctgtatatagtctccacattgactctgtaccggtaccccctgtatatagcctccacattgaccctgtaccggtacccctgtatatagcctccacattgactctgtaccgtaataccctgtatatagcctccacattgactctgtaccggtaccccctgtatatagcctccacattgactctgtaccggtacccccagtatatagtctccacattgactctgtaccggtaccccctgtatatagcctccacattgactctgtactggtaccccctgtatatagcctccacattgactctgtaccggtaccccctgtatatagcctccacattgactctgtaccggtaccccctgtatatagcatttcactgtgaggtctatacctgttgtattcagcatttcactatgaggtctactacacctgttgtattcagcatttcactatgaggtctactacacctgttgtattcagcatttcactgtggggtctactacacctgttgtattcagcatttcactgtgaggtctacacctgttgtattcagcatttcactgtgaggtctacacctgttgtattcagcatttcactgtgaggtctactacacctgttgtattcagcatttcactgtgaggtctactacacctgttgtattcagcatttcactgtgaggtctactacacctgttgtattcagcatttcactgtgaggtctactacacctgttgtattcagcatttcactaaggtctacacctgttgtattcagcatttcactgtaaggtctactacacctgttgtattcagcatttcactgtgaggtctacactggtGGTATTCGATGCACGTGACACATAACATTGGATTTGGTTTTAATTACATCTGCatccctgtacatgtgactagtAATATCTAATCTATCTATCCCTTTGTCTCAATCTACCCTACTCTCCCTGTACATATGACTAGTAATATCTATCTATCCATTTGGCTCAATCTACCCCACTCTTCCCTACCTACAATTTAGTCATTGTAAACTTCTAATAAACTGTGTGTGTTAGTTTATGTATGGTGAAGTTTATCATGAATAACTTTTTCATAAAATACAGTTTCCTGCAGAACCTGCTTAGTTCGTGTTTTCAGAGGCTCGTGACAATAAGGAggagccacaatagtggaatttgcagttcgccttcaaaataaatgaCCCCGTGTATCGGCCTCATGTGAGGAcgatacgtaaagcttattaaagatcagtgatactatcgagagcagtgtgcggtttctaCGGTAACCCGttatataaaagtgataatgccctcgaagccggtgaaGATATATTGGACGGtttacttggccttgtctcaggatattaagttggtggttgaagatatctctcTAGTGGCGTGGGGGCTgttctttggcaaagtgggtggggttatatcctgcctgtttggccctgtctcggggtatcatcggatggggccacagtgtctcctgacccctcctgtctcagcctccagtatttatgctgcaatagtttgtgtcgggagcTAGGGTCCGTCTGTTATATCTGCAGTACTTctcctgtcaaatcaaatcaaccgcCTGtcttgtcttatctggtgtcctctctaatactctctttctctctctcagaggacctgagccctaggaccatgccccaggactacctggcatgatgactccttgctgtccccagtccacctggtcgtgctgctgctccagtttcaactgttctgcctgcggctatggaaccctgcacaattggcccagcgtcgtccgggtttggctggcgtaggccgtcattgtaaatgacaattggttcttaactgacttgcctagttaaataaaggttaaacataaATACTAATACATATTGCAATGTACAGCCTTATCTATGGAGCTTACTTGTTTGTTGTTGTCAAATTAAATTAATTATTGTATTTAGTTgaatttatataacaacattctgATCTTGTTTAGCATTATCTAGTCCAAATATGTCATGATTCCACTATTAGTATCGTTTGAATCACTTTCAATTGGGGACTTTTATTTTAAAGGCAAAGCCCAGATTCCACTATCCTTGTTGTCGCTAGCGTCACACAGGTGTTTTCACCCCAACCGCAACAGAAATAAGTCATGTGAGTGCCTTTCTTTGCATAATGGGACATCATTGGACTACAAAGTGGCTTTAAGAGCTATGCCAGCGTCGTTTGCATCACTTCGTCAACTTTAGTTCTTTCTGAAAGAACTGAAAATGACCTCTTTGATTCTGAGGAGTTTGTTACTAGTTGCAGTGGTTGCAATCTCGTCAGGAAATGGAGTGCGGTATACGGCCAATTGGACAAGTATCGACTCCCGTCCGTTACCGGTGTGGTACGACGAGTCGAAGATCGGTATTTTCGTTCACTGGGGGGTATTCTCCGTGCCCGGGTACGGCCAGTTCAGTGAGTGGTTCTGGCAGTCGTGGAGAGACGCACATCGAGCAGACGAGGTTGAGTTTATGAAGAAAAACTACCCTGTGGGTTTTAAATACGCAGATTTTGCGCACGATTTCAAAGCGCAGTTCTTCGACCCTGATGACTGGGCTGAAATATTTGAAGCTTCTGGAGCCAAGTAAGTAGCAGACTAAAGTTTATTTAATGGCATACTTATTCAATTAGGCTACTCCACAAGAGTGCACGAACGATATCTAACCTAACTAAGTATTTTATATGGGTTGCACGTTGAACGCCTCAATCACACCGACAGTATTACTGCGCGAAATGGTACGCAACATCATCTGAATATGTGTGCAACAAACGTTCAACTTTCACCTTCTGCTACTATTTCTGCCAAGCCGTCTAAGCGCATACAGTTTGATGCATACGGTAGATAAACACtgcattggaaatgaatgtatttCTGTTGGACCAAAAATGCgtgtcggtgtgatcgaggcgttACACAGAAGGGTTGCACTGGTCCAGTTGGCTATTTGTTTTGTATAAATTGTTCGTGAAAAGTTGAAACGGGCCTAGGAACCGACTGCTTAGTTTGTCCACATGCTCCTAAATTGAAATTAGGCTCTTGGGCAGACATTTTTTTATTCTTCTTCTTGTGAGATGATGACCCCCACATCTGTAATGCTGTACACTTTACATACATTGCCAGGTATGTGGTGTTCACATCCAAGCATCACGAGGGCTTCTGTAACTGGCCGTCTGCAGACTCGTGGAACTGGAACTCTGTGGACACTGGACCACACAGAGACCTGGTGGGAGACCTGGCAGCTGCCGTACGCAAGAGGTAGGACGTGGGGgacgttgcccctagacactgttCTCCAGTCAGTTCAGCATCCCCTAACTGTTAAGGTTGGggagaactgatcctagatctgtacctggGGGAAACCACACCCCAGAGCCTCTTTCACCACTACATGACTGTGTTCCCCTAGATCAGGTTATTCTGGTTAGACAGGTTTGGAAACCAAGGCATGTATTCTCAATGCTTCCCAGTCCATTTTCACCGCTTCCCAGACATTCTCAATGCTTTCCCAGACACTCACCGCTTTCCCAGTCCATTCTCAATGCTTTCCCAGTCCATTCTCAATGCTTTCCCAGTCCATTCTCAATGCTTTCCCAGTCCATTCTCAATGCTTTCCCAGTCCATTCTCAATGCTTTCCCAGTCCATTCTCAATGCTTTCCCAGTCCATTCTCAATGCTTTCCCAGTCCATTCTCAATGCTTTCCCAGTCCATTCTCACCGCTTCCCAGTCCATTTTCAATGCTTTCCCAGTCCATTTTCAATGCTTTCCCAGTCCATTCTCAATGCTTCCCCAGTCCATTCTCAAGGCTTCCCCAGTCCATTCTCAAGGCTTCCCAGTCCATTCTCAATGCTTTCCCAGTCCATTCTCAATGCTTCCCAGTCCATTCTCAATGCTTCCCCAGTCCATTCTCAATGCTTCCCCAGTCCATTCTCAAGGCTTCCCCAGTCCATTCTCACCGCTTCCCCAGTCCATTCTCAATGCTTCCCAGTCCATTCTCAATGCTTCCCCAGTCCATTCTCAATGCTTTCCCAGTCCATTCTCAATGCTTTCCCAGTCCATTCTCAATGCTTTCCCAGTCCATTCTCAATGCTTTCCCAGTCCATTCTCAATGCTTCCCCagacatttcgctacactcgcaataacatctgctaacgatgtgtatgtgaccaataaaattagattttgatttgacTATCTAGGATCAGTGTTAACTTTAGGAAGTTCCTATAGCCTGATCCTAGAGCAACGTTCCTACTCCGAGACTCTTTGGGAAGTTCCTATAGCCTGATCCTAGAGCAACGTTCCTACTCCGAGACTCTTTGGGAAGTTCCTATAGCCTGATCCTAGAGCAGCGTTCCTACTCCGAGACTCTGGGAATATGGGGCCTGGTTGGTTTGTGGGATCTCCGGTCATAACAGCGTTTCACATACATTCTGTTTCCATAGGAAGGGGCTGCACTTTGGCCTGTACCACTCCCTGTATGAGTGGTTCCATCCACTCTACCTGAAGGACAAGGCTTCCGGGTACAAGACCCAGGAGTTTGTCTTCCGGAAGGCTCTTCCTGAGCTGGTTGACCTGGTGATGACCTACAAGCCAGAACTGATCTGGTCTGATGGGGATTGGGAAGCTCCTGACACCTACTGGAACTCAACAGAATTCCTGGCCTGGCTCTACAACGACAGTCCTGTCAAGGTGAGCGAGGCTGAGGGAAGATGCAAAATGGAGGGCGTCCCAAATGCTACCCTATTCACTTTGAAGTGTGTCACTTTTGACCAGGTCCAATAGGGATATGACAAATTATTGACATTTGTTTTTACCAGTTATTGTCTAGGTACTAGCTGATGTCATGACACGAAGTTAGAACTGTGTGTGTCACCTGACCTATGTTAGTTAGGTCAGGTGACACACGGGCTCTGTTAGTTAGGGGGTGGAGTTAGAACTGTGTGTCACCTGACCTATATGTCAGTTAGGGGGTGGAGTTAGAACTGTGTGTCACCTGACCTATATGTCAGTTAGGGGGTGGAGTTAGAACTGTGTGTCACCTGACCTATATGTCAGTTAGGGGTGGAGTTAGAACTGTGTCACCTGACCTATATGTCAGTTAGAGCCCGGTGTTAGAACTGTGTCACCTGACCTATATGTCAGTTAGAGCCCGGTGTTAGAACTGTGTGTCACCTGACCTATGTCAGTTAGAGCCCGGTGTTAGAACTGTGTGTCACCTGACCTATATATATAAGTTAGAACTGTGTGTCACCTGACCTATATGTAAGTTAGGGGGTGGAGTTAGAACTGTGTGTCACCTGACCTATATATCAGTTAGGGGTTGGAGATAGAACTGTGTGTGTCATGTGATATGTGTCATAAGATGCACCTGATCACATTTAGATCCGGTGACACATGTCACAACTAGATAACTCGTTTACCTTTGGTCATTTTTTTCTGGTCTGAAACCCATTAGGACATAAAGTTGTGTCTTTGTAAATATGAACTACACTACTGCCCCTTTTGTTAACCCAGAACAACACTGACTTCTGATTTCAATCTACTTCCCCAGGACTTTGTGGTGGTCAATGACAGATGGGGGAATGGTTGTTACTGTAAACATGGAGGTTACTACAACTGTGCCGACAGGTAGACTACCCTCTAGCACCAACACGGAACCCTAGATCGTATCTCTTTAGGCGTTCAGGGGTTGGAACCACAATTTGTTTTTCCAATCGTTTCATTCTGAGCAGAACCACGTTCTTTTTATTGCTCTCGTCCAGAACCAGCAAAACAAAGTTCTGAACCAGTTTCGACCCTGTCGGGGAAATTCCAACCAGAAAGGAGAGGCTGTAGATTCTTCAAACaactttttttaattttattaagatttgtaaaaaatgtgacttgttaaacatcAGCTCAATGGTGTATGGGCTCTCAACCAACAAAGAAGAGTTGTCTCAGTTTATATGGAAAAATATCAaatacagcccccccccccctttgggtGGTGTCACAAACAAACTGGTCGGTGACAATGGAACTGAGAAACTGCGGTTGGCCTGTGGTTTTGTCGCTCCGTTTCTCAATGCTCATTGTCTCGACAATGTTTTCCACAAGGAACCAAAACCATTTGTCCTTCTCGTCTCTCCTTAGTTCAGTCTACTGCTACGTGGAATGACAGCATTCTGTCTGTAAATCAACACCATGATTCAGTCACGGGGACAAAGGGGAAATGTTCTAGCAGAGGTAGCAGGTCTCGTCAGTACATCATATGACTTTAACTAAATCCATAGATAAACATTATAACTGCAATGTCTGCCACAataccccccacaaaaaaaatacCGGTTTTAAATAGGAACTATCTGTTCCTCTTTTAACCTGTGAtaacaaaaaaaatatgtatatatattttttacattcattAAATTACTTCAACTAGTTTGGCTAGAGTAGGCAAGCTAGTTGTTTGACGGACAGACATGTAGCCTATGGCACAAGGTGCGACTGAATTATTTtcagggtggggagagggggttGATGAGGAGGCTTGAAGCGCTGGGCATCTTGAATTTATGACATGTATTATCTGAATTAAGACCtacagaattatacctacggagAAGCAGCTTCTATGGGGTTACTGAACGTCCTTtgagctagctagcaaacaagcttgtgtgtgtgtgcaagaatTAAAAACCTGTCTTAACTTTTTGTAGTTAAAATCCAATGTGAAATGTAACTATGCcaatagtatccttaactagcattggaAAAAGTGAATCCAATCTCTTTATCCTCTGAATGATGATTGTAATGTCGGTAGACCACATGCtttggagggcaggtagcctacacactcacacacactggctaAGATTTCAATCTGGCAGGCAGAGATACTGGAAGAATTTtctgccagtaaccgaaaggttgctaggtcgaatcccccgagctgacgaggtaaaaatctgttctgcccttgaacaaggcaggttcctaggccgtcattgtaaataagaattcgttcGTAACTGACTTAACctcattaaataaatacaattctgaGTGACAGGAAGGGCTTTGTGTTGCGTGTTGCGTTTTAGTTTTTTTGTGGGACCCAAGATAAATGGCTGAAATGTATGAGAATGTTATCAACTAGTTcccatgctttaaaaaaaaataaaggttCTGTTCCGGGAACAGTATGGGTCACTTTCGTTCCCTTTTCTGTTCCTTGAACCGGTTCCAACCTGTTTTACATTACATTTggggtaatttagcagacactattaTTCAGAGTAACTAATAGTCAggtagtactgtatgtatatctttctctcttttatatatatatatatatatatttatatataatatatatatatatatatatatttatatatatttatatattatatattatatataaatatatatatatttatatataaatatatatatatatatatttatatatatatatatatatatatatatatatatatatatatatatatatatatatatttatatatatatatatatatatatttatatataatatatatatatttatttatatatatatatatatatttatatttatatataatatatatatattatatatatatatatatatatatttatatttatatatatttatatatttatatatataatatatatataatatatatatatttatatataatatatatatatatcttttatatatat of the Oncorhynchus tshawytscha isolate Ot180627B linkage group LG31, Otsh_v2.0, whole genome shotgun sequence genome contains:
- the LOC112240044 gene encoding tissue alpha-L-fucosidase isoform X1 produces the protein MTSLILRSLLLVAVVAISSGNGVRYTANWTSIDSRPLPVWYDESKIGIFVHWGVFSVPGYGQFSEWFWQSWRDAHRADEVEFMKKNYPVGFKYADFAHDFKAQFFDPDDWAEIFEASGAKYVVFTSKHHEGFCNWPSADSWNWNSVDTGPHRDLVGDLAAAVRKRKGLHFGLYHSLYEWFHPLYLKDKASGYKTQEFVFRKALPELVDLVMTYKPELIWSDGDWEAPDTYWNSTEFLAWLYNDSPVKDFVVVNDRWGNGCYCKHGGYYNCADRFTPGSLPNHKWEKCQSIDNHSWGYRRNMKLIELMDLPTIITDMVYVVALGGNYLLNIGPMEDGMISPLFEERLRGMGAWLGVNGEAIYSSKPWRVQGENTTVPVWYTSKNNTVYAILLEWPSKLLFDLTAPKTSADTNVTILDDPSVPLKWVSTAPTGLVVLMPDIMPVSPGQGWVLKLEGVV
- the LOC112240044 gene encoding tissue alpha-L-fucosidase isoform X2, which codes for MTSLILRSLLLVAVVAISSGNGVRYTANWTSIDSRPLPVWYDESKIGIFVHWGVFSVPGYGQFSEWFWQSWRDAHRADEVEFMKKNYPVGFKYADFAHDFKAQFFDPDDWAEIFEASGAKYVVFTSKHHEGFCNWPSADSWNWNSVDTGPHRDLVGDLAAAVRKRKGLHFGLYHSLYEWFHPLYLKDKASGYKTQEFVFRKALPELVDLVMTYKPELIWSDGDWEAPDTYWNSTEFLAWLYNDSPVKDFVVVNDRWGNGCYCKHGGYYNCADRFTPGSLPNHKWEKCQSIDNHSWGYRRNMKLIELMDLPTIITDMVYVVALGGNYLLNIGPMEDGMISPLFEERLRGMGAWLGVNGEAIYSSKPWRVQGENTTVPVW